A stretch of Prunus dulcis chromosome 6, ALMONDv2, whole genome shotgun sequence DNA encodes these proteins:
- the LOC117631537 gene encoding protein SMAX1-LIKE 7-like: protein MPTPVSAARQCLTEDAARALDDAVAVARRRSHAQTTSLHTVSALLALPSSTLRDACARARSSAYSPRLQFRALELSVGVSLDRLPSSKAQDEPPVANSLMAAIKRSQANQRRHPESFHLHQIHNQQQTASLLKVELKHFILSILDDPIVSRVFGEAGFRSCDIKLAILHPPVTQSTRFPRTRCPPIFLCNLTDADPARPGFSFPFSGPEDRDENNRRIGDVLVRKSGKNPLLIGVCASEALKSFTEAVQKGKTGLLPAEITSFSVVCIEKEISEFVVDGGSEEKMGFKFKEVGQMAERCSGAGTGIIVNYGELKALVGEGVVGESVSFVVMQLKSLLEIYSGKLWLIGAAASDEVYTKLLALFSTIAKDWDLHLLPITSSKASMEGIYSKSSLMGSFVPFGGFFPGPSDFKNPLSSTYQSFGRCHQCTEKYEQEVAAIRKLGSTISAADQRSHSLPSWLQIPELVIGKGVDLEKTKDDQTTLNAKVSALQKKWNDICRQNHHTQPFPKVDCYQTGCQVASAGGSRAVVDGKANSGEDSCLNESHSAIQHGCKPMNMQTGFLLKQNLPMQVISNAENASPQSELLVKDSKGQRLELGSPCCSPYPIHSVNLPTDRTSSSSVTSVTTDLGLGTLYASTSLGPRSPRLQDHKENLGRLSGSISAEFDALSENTSRQIAQSSSCSGSDVGGPCDPRDIKSLRRVLTEKVGWQDEAICTISQAVSHWRSGGGRNRGSKLRGDIWLTLIGPDRVGKKKIALALAEILFGTRESLISVDLGSQDRGYQSNSIFQCEGSDDYDVKFRGKTVVDYVAGELSRRPHSVFFLENVDKADFLAQSSLLLAIRTGKFRDSHGREISINNIIFVTTSAIKKRSKNHYIENEPRKFSEEIILAAKRCQMQIRNLGDVNQSKGVNVRIAPREGTSNPCCVNKRKLIDTNVSIEQSFELQKRSNKALRSFLDLNLPVEEIDECIDSEGFDSDSTSENSEAWLEDFLDHVDVKVVLKPFDFDALAEKIVKEINQEFKKIFGSEVQLEIDFGVMVQILAAGWLSERKKALKEWVEQVLCRSFDEARQKYRLTGHSVMKLVAGKALSVEEQTPSVCLPARISLN from the exons ATGCCGACGCCGGTGAGCGCAGCAAGGCAATGCTTGACGGAGGATGCGGCACGTGCTTTGGATGACGCGGTGGCGGTTGCGAGACGGAGGAGTCACGCGCAGACGACGTCACTGCACACCGTCTCGGCCCTGCTGGCGTTGCCGTCCTCGACTCTCCGTGACGCCTGCGCACGCGCACGGAGCAGCGCGTACTCTCCACGACTCCAGTTCCGAGCTCTTGAGCTCTCCGTCGGTGTCTCCTTGGATCGATTGCCGTCGTCGAAAGCTCAGGATGAGCCTCCGGTCGCGAACTCGCTCATGGCGGCGATCAAGCGGTCTCAGGCGAACCAGAGGCGGCATCCAGAGAGCTTCCACCTGCACCAGATTCACAACCAGCAGCAGACGGCGTCGCTTTTGAAGGTCGAGCTCAAGCACTTCATTTTATCAATCTTAGACGACCCAATTGTGAGTCGGGTGTTCGGTGAAGCCGGGTTTCGGAGCTGTGATATAAAGCTCGCGATTCTTCACCCGCCGGTGACTCAATCGACCCGGTTTCCTCGGACACGGTGCCCGCCCATTTTCTTGTGTAACTTAACGGATGCGGACCCGGCCCGACCTGGCTTCAGCTTCCCGTTTTCCGGGCCCGAAGACAGAGATGAGAACAATAGAAGAATCGGCGACGTGTTAGTTAGAAAGAGCGGGAAAAATCCGTTGCTAATCGGTGTTTGTGCCAGCGAAGCTCTCAAGAGCTTCACGGAGGCCGTACAGAAAGGTAAAACAGGGCTTTTGCCGGCTGAAATAACTAGTTTCAGTGTGGTTTGCATTGAGAAGGAGATTTCCGAGTTTGTTGTCGATGGCGGGAGTGAGgagaagatgggtttcaagtTCAAGGAGGTGGGTCAAATGGCTGAGCGTTGCTCCGGAGCTGGAACAGGTATTATAGTAAACTATGGTGAATTGAAGGCTTTGGTGGGTGAGGGTGTGGTGGGTGAATCTGTGAGCTTTGTGGTGATGCAGTTGAAGAGCTTATTGGAGATTTACAGTGGGAAGTTATGGTTGATTGGTGCTGCTGCGAGTGATGAAGTGTACACGAAGCTTTTGGCTCTGTTTTCAACTATTGCGAAGGATTGGGATCTCCATCTTCTTCCCATTACTTCTTCTAAAGCTTCAATGGAAGGAATTTACTCTAAATCCAG CTTGATGGGGTCCTTTGTTCCATTTGGAGGATTCTTTCCTGGACCGTCTGACTTTAAAAATCCATTGAGCAGCACGTATCAATCTTTTGGACGTTGTCATCAGTGCACAGAGAAGTATGAGCAAGAAGTTGCTGCTATTCGGAAATTAGGATCAACTATTTCAGCAGCTGATCAGCGCTCACATAGCTTGCCTTCTTGGTTGCAAATTCCAGAACTTGTTATTGGCAAGGGAGTGGATCTAGAAAAG ACCAAAGATGATCAAACAACACTGAATGCTAAAGTATCAGCACTGCAGAAAAAATGGAATGATATATGCCGACAAAATCATCACACTCAACCATTCCCTAAAGTGGATTGTTATCAAACAGGGTGTCAAGTTGCATCTGCTGGGGGCTCTCGAGCCGTTGTGGATGGGAAAGCAAATAGTGGTGAAGATTCATGTCTAAATGAAAGCCATTCTGCTATTCAACATGGCTGTAAGCCGATGAACATGCAAACGGGTTTTCTATTAAAACAGAACTTACCGATGCAAGTAATTTCTAATGCCGAGAATGCTAGTCCCCAGTCTGAACTATTGGTAAAAGATTCAAAGGGTCAGCGACTTGAATTGGGGAGCCCCTGCTGTTCTCCTTACCCTATCCACAGTGTGAATCTTCCGACTGACCgcacatcttcttcatctgTCACTTCTGTGACTACGGATTTGGGATTGGGGACATTATATGCATCAACTAGTCTGGGACCAAGAAGTCCTAGACTACAAGATCATAAAGAGAATCTAGGACGCCTCTCTGGTTCCATTTCTGCTGAATTTGATGCATTAAGTGAGAATACTTCACGGCAAATAGCCCAGTCCTCTTCTTGCTCTGGATCTGATGTTGGAGGGCCGTGTGATCCAAGAGATATCAAATCACTTAGGAGAGTTCTCACAGAAAAGGTTGGCTGGCAAGATGAAGCCATATGCACTATTAGTCAAGCTGTGTCACATTGGAGATCTGGTGGTGGAAGGAATCGGGGTTCAAAACTCAGAGGTGATATATGGCTGACTTTGATTGGGCCTGATAGAGtcggaaagaaaaaaattgctttAGCACTTGCTGAGATATTGTTTGGAACCAGGGAAAGCCTAATCTCTGTTGATCTGGGATCCCAAGATAGGGGTTACCAGTCAAATTCGATTTTCCAATGCGAAGGCTCTGATGATTACGATGTGAAGTTTAGGGGTAAGACGGTTGTTGATTATGTTGCAGGGGAGTTAAGCAGGAGACCCCATTCAGTGTTCTTCCTGGAAAATGTAGATAAGGCCGACTTTCTGGCCCAGAGTAGCTTGTTACTGGCCATTAGGACTGGCAAGTTTCGAGACTCTCATGGGAGAGAAATCAGCATTAACAACATAATCTTTGTGACAACCTCAGCTAtcaaaaagagaagcaaaaatCACTATATAGAGAATGAGCCCCGTAAGTTTTCTGAGGAGATTATACTTGCCGCCAAGAGATGTCAAATGCAGATACGAAATCTTGGGGATGTCAACCAAAGTAAGGGTGTGAATGTGAGGATTGCACCAAGAGAAGGAACCTCAAACCCATGCTGcgtaaataaaagaaagctgaTTGACACAAATGTCTCCATTGAGCAATCCTTTGAATTACAGAAACGGTCCAACAAGGCGTTAAGGTCCTTTCTGGATTTGAATCTGCCAGTGGAGGAGATAGACGAGTGCATAGATTCTGAAGGTTTTGACAGTGATTCCACCTCTGAAAACTCAGAAGCTTGGTTGGAAGATTTCCTTGATCACGTGGATGTAAAAGTGGTCTTGAAGccatttgattttgatgcGCTTGCTGAGAAAATAGTAAAGGAAATCAATCAAGAATTCAAGAAAATCTTTGGATCCGAGGTGCAGCTGGAGATTGATTTTGGTGTCATGGTGCAAATACTTGCAGCTGGGTGGTTATCAGAAAGGAAGAAAGCACTAAAGGAGTGGGTAGAACAGGTTCTCTGTAGAAGCTTTGATGAAGCACGTCAGAAGTACCGCCTCACCGGTCATTCTGTAATGAAATTGGTTGCCGGCAAGGCCCTATCTGTCGAAGAGCAAACTCCCAGTGTTTGCCTTCCTGCTAGAATTAGTCtgaactaa